In one Streptomyces sp. NBC_01288 genomic region, the following are encoded:
- a CDS encoding sodium:solute symporter family protein — protein MTTILIMTFTGIVLIGVLGFAGRRKPAADLSEWAVGGRNFGAVSMWFLQAGEVFTTFTFLGMAGLAFSGGVAALYALPYVPIGYMVLFFLAKRLWSLGKERGYLTQGDYLEDRYDSKLLGTVAAVLGVVFVLPYLQLQITGLGLIVQLVTGNSSSGTLSMIIGSVLVVAFVLWAGLHGVAMTSYFKDVVMLIVLGVLLVAIPSHFAGGVGAMFHRIDKLHPEMLTIHAGPSDQVWFTTSMLVSAIGVGLMCLPHAWPAVMSARDPKVLRRNYTWMPLYELCLLMPIIVGFAAILVLKPGSSANGILLTLSKQVLPAWATGLVVIAAIATAMVPAAGILIGISSLVARNIARVQGERTQFWINHGTVVAACGLSLLLAIFRPELLANLLLLTYSGTVQLAPAIALGFLTRRPVGKIPILAGLFVGELAVIWLTFWNKDLAGNVNVGLIGLAANLIVLTLAVPAERLLARRTTPEPDKQVAVTA, from the coding sequence GTGACGACCATCCTGATCATGACGTTCACCGGCATCGTGCTGATCGGCGTCCTCGGCTTCGCCGGTCGCCGCAAGCCCGCCGCCGACCTGTCCGAATGGGCCGTGGGCGGACGGAACTTCGGCGCGGTGAGCATGTGGTTCCTCCAGGCCGGCGAGGTGTTCACCACCTTCACCTTCCTCGGCATGGCAGGCCTCGCGTTCAGCGGCGGAGTGGCGGCCCTCTACGCCCTCCCGTACGTCCCCATCGGCTACATGGTGCTGTTCTTCCTCGCCAAGCGCCTGTGGTCGCTCGGCAAGGAGCGCGGCTACCTCACCCAGGGCGACTACCTGGAGGACCGCTACGACAGCAAACTGCTCGGCACGGTCGCGGCCGTCCTCGGCGTCGTCTTCGTCCTCCCGTATCTCCAACTCCAGATCACCGGGCTGGGGTTGATCGTCCAGCTGGTCACCGGCAACTCGTCCTCCGGCACCCTCAGCATGATCATCGGCAGCGTGCTGGTCGTGGCCTTCGTCCTGTGGGCGGGCCTGCACGGCGTCGCGATGACGTCGTACTTCAAGGACGTCGTCATGCTGATCGTCCTGGGCGTGCTCCTCGTAGCCATCCCCTCCCACTTCGCGGGCGGAGTCGGCGCGATGTTCCACCGCATCGACAAGCTGCACCCCGAGATGCTGACGATCCACGCGGGACCCTCCGACCAAGTCTGGTTCACCACAAGCATGTTGGTCAGCGCGATCGGCGTAGGCCTGATGTGTCTCCCGCACGCCTGGCCCGCCGTGATGTCCGCCCGCGACCCCAAGGTCCTGCGCCGCAACTACACCTGGATGCCCCTCTACGAACTCTGTCTCCTGATGCCGATCATCGTCGGCTTCGCCGCCATCCTCGTGCTCAAGCCGGGCAGTTCGGCCAACGGCATCCTGCTGACCCTGAGCAAGCAGGTCCTGCCCGCGTGGGCGACGGGCCTGGTGGTGATCGCGGCGATAGCGACGGCGATGGTCCCGGCGGCGGGCATCCTGATCGGCATCTCCTCCCTGGTGGCCCGCAACATCGCCCGCGTACAGGGCGAACGCACCCAGTTCTGGATCAACCACGGCACGGTGGTGGCGGCGTGCGGCCTGTCCCTCCTGCTGGCGATCTTCCGCCCAGAACTGCTGGCCAACCTCCTGCTCCTCACCTACAGCGGCACGGTCCAACTCGCCCCCGCCATCGCCCTCGGCTTCCTGACCCGCCGCCCGGTGGGCAAGATCCCCATCCTGGCGGGCCTGTTCGTGGGTGAACTGGCCGTCATCTGGCTGACGTTCTGGAACAAGGACCTGGCGGGCAACGTCAACGTGGGCCTGATCGGCCTGGCCGCGAACCTGATCGTCCTGACCCTCGCGGTACCCGCCGAACGCCTCCTGGCCCGCAGGACAACTCCCGAACCCGACAAGCAGGTTGCGGTGACGGCATGA
- a CDS encoding M20 metallopeptidase family protein produces MTLRDDAHELQGELAVLRRALHQEPEIGLYLPRTQEKVLAALDGLPLEISTGTSLSSVTAVLRGGGTEPGGDEPGRGPVVLLRGDMDGLPVTERTGADFTSRIDGAMHACGHDLHTAGLVGAARLLADRRELLAGDVVFMFQPGEEGWDGAGHMVEEGVLAAAGRPVDAAYGLHVSSSSYPTGVFTSRPGTLMAASAGLHVRVVGAGGHGSRPHTALDPVPAACEMVTALQTMVTRRFDVFDPVVVTVGTFHAGTRRNIIPDDAVFEATVRTFTPAAAERAAEVAVRLCEGIAAAHGLTAEVDFVPEYPVTVNHVAEHDFLADTVREAFGEERFAPLADPITGSEDFSRVLDRVPGAFVFLGADTTGDPETAPGNHSPLAAFDDSVVSDGSALLAELAVRRLDRLNSLAKEA; encoded by the coding sequence ATGACGCTGAGAGACGACGCACACGAGCTCCAGGGCGAACTGGCCGTCCTGCGCCGGGCGTTGCACCAGGAACCGGAGATCGGCCTGTATCTGCCGCGCACCCAGGAGAAGGTGCTGGCCGCCCTGGACGGACTGCCGCTGGAGATCAGCACGGGCACGTCACTGTCCTCCGTGACGGCGGTCCTGCGCGGCGGCGGAACCGAGCCCGGCGGAGACGAGCCAGGACGCGGCCCCGTCGTCCTGCTGCGCGGAGACATGGACGGCCTGCCGGTCACCGAGCGCACCGGCGCGGACTTCACCTCCCGCATCGACGGCGCCATGCACGCCTGCGGCCACGACCTGCACACCGCCGGTCTCGTCGGCGCCGCCCGGCTGCTCGCCGACCGGCGTGAACTCCTCGCCGGGGACGTGGTGTTCATGTTCCAGCCGGGGGAGGAGGGCTGGGACGGCGCCGGGCACATGGTCGAGGAGGGGGTCCTGGCGGCGGCGGGCCGCCCGGTCGACGCGGCCTACGGGCTGCACGTCAGCTCGTCGTCGTACCCCACCGGCGTCTTCACCTCCCGCCCCGGCACGCTGATGGCCGCCTCGGCGGGCCTGCACGTACGGGTCGTAGGAGCGGGCGGGCACGGTTCCCGCCCGCACACCGCGCTGGACCCGGTGCCGGCGGCCTGCGAGATGGTCACCGCGCTACAGACGATGGTGACCCGGCGCTTCGACGTCTTCGACCCGGTCGTGGTCACCGTCGGCACCTTCCATGCCGGCACCCGGCGCAACATCATCCCGGACGACGCCGTCTTCGAGGCGACCGTGCGCACCTTCACCCCGGCCGCCGCCGAACGCGCCGCCGAGGTCGCCGTACGCCTCTGCGAGGGCATCGCGGCGGCCCACGGCCTCACCGCCGAGGTCGACTTCGTCCCCGAGTACCCGGTCACGGTCAACCACGTCGCCGAGCACGACTTCCTCGCCGACACCGTCCGCGAGGCCTTCGGCGAGGAGCGCTTCGCACCGCTGGCCGACCCGATCACCGGCTCGGAGGACTTCTCCCGGGTCCTGGACCGGGTGCCGGGCGCCTTCGTGTTCCTGGGTGCCGACACCACCGGCGACCCGGAGACCGCGCCCGGCAACCACTCCCCGCTCGCCGCCTTCGACGACAGCGTCGTCTCCGACGGCTCCGCCCTGCTCGCCGAACTCGCCGTCCGCCGACTGGACCGTCTCAACTCCCTTGCCAAGGAGGCGTAG
- a CDS encoding Lrp/AsnC family transcriptional regulator — MLLVGNDERAVHHRGDFWRDPPYNGRQSEGSTMLSESDLALVNALQLRPRAPWSLIGRALGVGPVTVARHWERLVERREAWLTAYPGAAVGERLAFAFVQVDCAPGEAMRVARTVAGDAQLTAVDYVAGPCDLVLHLVAASLEGVSRYVVERVSGLRGVVGTRTLVAPRMYAEGSRWQVRAISREQRGLLMAAESSPSPGMSPRFGELDRDLLLALGENARASYAELASRLGVGASTVRRHLGAALAGGVIRLRCEVARSLSPAPVTMLLWLRVPPDQLERAARTLGRFPEVRMCAAVSGAANLLVGVWLRSPGDAVGLESEMVAKLSRLEIVDRAVTLRPVKLGGCLLDERGRIEGRVAMDFWGG, encoded by the coding sequence GTGCTTCTGGTCGGCAATGATGAGAGGGCGGTGCATCACCGCGGCGATTTTTGGAGAGATCCGCCGTACAACGGCCGTCAATCCGAGGGATCCACCATGCTGTCCGAATCCGATCTCGCCCTGGTCAACGCGTTGCAGCTCCGGCCGCGTGCTCCCTGGTCGCTGATCGGCAGAGCGCTGGGGGTCGGGCCGGTGACGGTGGCTCGGCACTGGGAGCGGCTGGTCGAGCGGCGGGAGGCGTGGCTGACGGCCTATCCGGGCGCGGCAGTTGGGGAACGGCTGGCGTTCGCGTTCGTGCAGGTGGACTGTGCGCCGGGTGAGGCGATGCGGGTGGCGCGGACGGTGGCCGGTGACGCGCAGCTGACCGCCGTCGACTATGTGGCGGGGCCCTGTGATCTGGTGCTGCACCTGGTGGCGGCGAGCCTGGAGGGGGTGTCCCGGTATGTCGTCGAACGGGTCTCGGGGCTGCGGGGGGTGGTGGGGACGCGGACGTTGGTGGCGCCGCGGATGTATGCGGAGGGGAGTCGGTGGCAGGTTCGGGCCATCTCGCGTGAGCAGCGGGGGTTGTTGATGGCCGCGGAGTCGTCGCCGTCACCGGGGATGTCGCCTCGGTTCGGGGAGTTGGATCGGGATCTGCTGCTGGCCCTTGGGGAGAACGCGCGTGCCTCGTATGCGGAGTTGGCTTCGCGGCTGGGGGTTGGGGCGAGTACCGTCCGGCGGCATTTGGGGGCTGCTCTTGCGGGTGGGGTGATTCGGCTGCGGTGTGAGGTTGCTCGGTCTCTTTCGCCTGCGCCGGTGACGATGTTGTTGTGGTTGCGGGTGCCGCCGGATCAGTTGGAGCGGGCGGCTCGGACGCTCGGGCGGTTTCCTGAGGTGCGGATGTGTGCGGCGGTCAGTGGGGCGGCGAATTTGTTGGTCGGGGTGTGGTTGCGGTCGCCGGGGGATGCGGTGGGGTTGGAGAGCGAGATGGTGGCGAAGTTGTCTCGGTTGGAGATTGTGGATCGGGCGGTGACGTTGCGGCCGGTGAAGTTGGGTGGGTGTTTGTTGGATGAGCGGGGGCGGATTGAGGGGCGGGTGGCTATGGATTTTTGGGGCGGTTGA
- a CDS encoding ferredoxin, with product MDQKTPQKIDIDWTACQGHGLCAELLPDHVTLDEWGYPLVDGAPIPPRAIKRARRAASDCPVLALKLTPRATP from the coding sequence ATGGACCAGAAAACACCCCAGAAGATCGACATCGACTGGACGGCCTGCCAGGGCCATGGCTTGTGCGCCGAGCTGCTCCCGGACCACGTCACCCTGGACGAGTGGGGCTACCCGCTGGTGGACGGGGCGCCTATACCGCCCCGCGCGATAAAAAGGGCTCGCCGAGCGGCCTCCGACTGCCCCGTCCTAGCCCTGAAACTAACGCCGAGGGCAACCCCCTAA
- a CDS encoding NADH-ubiquinone oxidoreductase-F iron-sulfur binding region domain-containing protein — MTTTTTTTFTDIYMSPRLLAPGSTAADLSTHELRYGPLSYGDPDTLMRTVAESGLTGRGGAAFPTYRKLVAVADASRRTGRAPVVVANGAEGEPASRKDKTLLRLSPHLVLDGLQLAARAVGAGEVHLAVEDGASYLESALAQRNDPLPVQVIRLPKRFLSGQASALAQYVSGNAPLPRHQRPPVRERGVRKAPTLIQNVETLAHLALIARYGADWFRSAGTPTQPGSTLCTLHVPGHEVRVVEAPFGLSLNRLLPLDGTSAVLVGGYHGTWIPAAVAAQRTLDAGDLGAGVLAALPAGRCGISETARVLRYLALQSAGQCGPCLNGLPRIASAFQTLATPGPQANTRQDVARWSGLVEGRGACHHPDGTVRLVRSALTTFAAELDAHAGGLCTASDVTPLLPIPNEAH, encoded by the coding sequence GTGACCACGACGACGACCACGACCTTCACCGACATCTACATGTCCCCCCGCCTCCTCGCCCCCGGCAGCACCGCGGCCGACCTCTCCACCCACGAACTCCGCTACGGCCCACTGTCGTACGGAGATCCCGACACCCTCATGAGAACGGTCGCCGAATCCGGCCTCACCGGACGCGGGGGCGCCGCGTTCCCGACGTACCGCAAGCTGGTCGCGGTGGCCGACGCGAGCCGTCGCACGGGCCGCGCCCCCGTGGTCGTAGCGAACGGAGCGGAAGGCGAACCGGCCAGCCGAAAAGACAAGACGCTCCTGCGCCTCTCGCCCCATCTGGTCCTGGACGGGCTCCAGTTGGCGGCCCGGGCGGTGGGTGCGGGGGAGGTCCACCTGGCGGTGGAGGACGGCGCGTCCTACCTGGAGTCGGCCCTGGCCCAACGCAACGACCCGCTCCCCGTACAAGTCATCCGCCTGCCCAAACGCTTCCTGTCCGGCCAGGCATCGGCGCTGGCGCAATACGTCTCCGGCAACGCCCCGTTGCCCCGCCACCAACGCCCCCCGGTCCGCGAACGAGGGGTGCGCAAAGCCCCCACCCTCATCCAGAACGTGGAAACCCTGGCCCACCTCGCCCTGATCGCCCGCTACGGCGCCGACTGGTTCCGCAGCGCGGGGACCCCGACCCAGCCGGGCAGCACCCTGTGCACCCTGCACGTTCCGGGCCACGAAGTCCGGGTGGTGGAAGCCCCGTTCGGCCTCTCCCTGAACCGACTCCTGCCCCTGGACGGAACATCCGCGGTACTGGTCGGCGGCTACCACGGCACCTGGATTCCGGCCGCAGTGGCAGCCCAACGCACCCTGGATGCAGGTGACTTGGGAGCAGGAGTGTTGGCCGCACTCCCCGCAGGCCGCTGCGGCATATCGGAAACCGCCCGAGTCCTCCGCTACTTGGCCCTGCAATCGGCGGGCCAGTGCGGCCCCTGCCTCAACGGCCTCCCGCGCATAGCCTCCGCCTTCCAGACCCTGGCCACCCCCGGCCCCCAGGCCAACACCCGCCAGGACGTGGCCCGTTGGTCCGGCCTGGTGGAGGGCAGAGGCGCCTGCCACCACCCCGACGGCACGGTCCGCCTGGTCCGCAGCGCGCTGACCACGTTCGCGGCCGAACTGGACGCCCACGCAGGGGGTTTGTGCACCGCGAGCGACGTGACCCCCTTGCTCCCGATCCCGAACGAGGCCCACTGA
- a CDS encoding ferric reductase-like transmembrane domain-containing protein codes for MSSEVLWYANRASGAVCLVLFTVVVLLGIAVRLRTRLPGLPRFGTVNLHRTLSLSATAFLALHIAMAVIDGYVNITVVDAVVPFVSDYEPFWLGLGTVAFDLMLAVLVTSLLRERIGHRTWRALHWLAYASWPVALIHGIGIGTDTGTDWMTWLTVSCVAAVVAAFGIRTAHSARESRRTPAALLRTAEGARS; via the coding sequence ATGAGCTCCGAGGTCCTCTGGTACGCCAACCGTGCCAGCGGAGCCGTCTGCCTCGTCCTGTTCACGGTCGTGGTCCTGCTCGGCATCGCGGTCCGCCTGCGCACCCGGCTCCCCGGCCTGCCTCGCTTCGGCACGGTGAACCTGCACCGCACCCTCTCCCTCTCCGCGACCGCGTTCCTGGCGCTGCACATCGCGATGGCGGTGATCGACGGATACGTGAACATCACCGTCGTAGACGCGGTCGTCCCTTTCGTCTCCGACTACGAGCCGTTCTGGCTCGGCCTCGGCACGGTCGCCTTCGACCTGATGCTCGCGGTCCTGGTCACCAGCCTCCTCAGAGAACGCATCGGCCACCGCACCTGGCGGGCGCTCCACTGGCTGGCGTACGCCTCCTGGCCGGTCGCCCTGATCCACGGCATCGGCATCGGCACGGACACCGGCACCGACTGGATGACCTGGCTGACCGTGTCCTGCGTGGCCGCGGTGGTAGCCGCCTTCGGTATCCGCACGGCCCACTCCGCCCGCGAGTCCCGCCGCACCCCCGCAGCCCTGCTCCGCACAGCCGAAGGAGCCCGATCGTGA
- a CDS encoding FAD:protein FMN transferase, translating into MSTTTAATPRTTAAADWRALGTSVRLVVTDPALLDSCNLLLARHLAEVDAACSRFRTDSELTALDAALGRPITVSPLLAEALAVALRAAEATDGAVDPTVGSAMNAIGYDRDFTLVQEDDRPIRLTVKRAPGWRTIDLDRTTGTVTVPAGVRLDLGATAKAWAADKAAAMLAQVAGCGVLVSLGGDTAVAGEPPAGGWNIRVQDVTGSVDETPTHGTYATIALRSGGLATSGTAARRWRRGGYELHHIVDPRTGLPVRSPWRTVSVAAATSADANAASTACLVKGAGAERWLTRLGLPARLVAQDGTVVTTPGWPTQKAVTA; encoded by the coding sequence ATGAGTACGACGACCGCGGCGACCCCGCGCACGACCGCCGCCGCGGACTGGCGTGCCCTCGGCACCAGCGTCCGGCTGGTCGTCACCGACCCGGCCCTGTTGGACTCCTGCAACCTGCTCCTCGCCCGGCACCTCGCCGAGGTCGACGCGGCGTGCAGCAGATTCCGTACCGACTCCGAACTGACCGCGCTGGACGCCGCGTTGGGCCGCCCGATTACCGTCAGCCCGCTGCTCGCGGAGGCGTTGGCGGTCGCGCTGCGTGCCGCCGAGGCGACGGACGGCGCGGTCGACCCGACGGTCGGCTCGGCCATGAACGCCATCGGCTACGACCGCGACTTCACCCTCGTCCAGGAGGACGACCGCCCGATCCGGCTCACCGTGAAGCGCGCCCCGGGCTGGCGCACGATCGACCTGGACCGTACGACGGGCACGGTCACCGTCCCGGCCGGTGTCCGCCTGGACCTCGGCGCCACGGCGAAGGCATGGGCCGCCGACAAGGCCGCCGCGATGCTCGCCCAAGTGGCGGGCTGCGGAGTCCTGGTGAGCCTCGGCGGCGACACGGCCGTCGCGGGGGAGCCCCCGGCCGGCGGCTGGAACATCCGCGTGCAGGACGTCACCGGCTCCGTCGACGAGACGCCCACGCACGGCACGTACGCCACGATCGCCCTGCGCTCCGGCGGCCTGGCCACCTCGGGCACGGCGGCCCGCCGCTGGCGCCGGGGCGGTTACGAGCTGCACCACATCGTCGACCCGCGCACCGGCCTCCCGGTCCGCAGCCCCTGGCGTACGGTCTCGGTCGCCGCCGCGACGAGCGCCGACGCCAACGCGGCAAGCACGGCGTGCCTGGTCAAGGGGGCAGGCGCGGAACGCTGGTTGACGCGCCTGGGCCTCCCCGCCCGCCTGGTGGCACAGGACGGCACGGTCGTCACGACTCCCGGCTGGCCCACCCAGAAGGCGGTCACCGCATGA
- a CDS encoding proline--tRNA ligase, translating to MANAPVQRMSQLMAKTLRDDPADAEVLSHKLLVRAGYVRRTAAGIWSWLPLGKKVLSNVERIVREEMDAIGAQEVLLPAILPREPYEATGRWDEYGPELFRLKDRKGGDYLLGPTHEEIFTLIVKDQASSYKDLPVILYQIQNKYRDEARPRAGVLRGREFLMKDSYSFDTEDEGLAHSYALHRDAYQKVFARLGLDYRICAATAGAMGGSKSEEFLAPAEAGEDTFADCPNCDFAANTEAITYELKPVDATGVPALEEIPTPDTPTIETLAAHLGVEASATLKNLLVKVDGEIVAVGVPGDREVDLGKVEAHFAPAAVELVTAEDFTGRPDLVRGYVGPQGLGEKVTYIADPRVAPGTSWITGANKAGTHAKNVVAGRDFEVGEYVDVVVVQEGDPCPKCGTGLKLDRAIEIGHIFQLGRKYADALKLDVLGRHGKPVRVTMGSYGIGVSRAVAALAEQTADDKGLCWPAEVAPADVHVVAAGKALQTELALDVSEKLRAAGLRVLVDDRAGVSPGVKFTDSELIGVPKILVAGRRSAEGVLELKDRRTGEREELTVDEAIVRLTAQPAL from the coding sequence ATGGCGAACGCACCGGTCCAGCGCATGTCCCAGTTGATGGCGAAGACGCTGCGCGACGACCCGGCGGACGCCGAGGTCCTCAGTCACAAGCTGCTCGTGCGGGCAGGCTACGTCCGCCGTACCGCGGCCGGTATCTGGAGCTGGCTGCCCCTCGGCAAGAAGGTGCTCTCCAACGTCGAGCGGATCGTGCGTGAGGAGATGGACGCGATCGGCGCCCAGGAGGTGCTGCTCCCCGCGATCCTGCCCCGCGAGCCGTACGAGGCGACCGGCCGTTGGGACGAGTACGGCCCCGAGCTGTTCCGTCTCAAGGACCGCAAGGGTGGCGACTACCTCCTCGGCCCCACCCACGAGGAGATCTTCACGCTGATCGTGAAGGACCAGGCGTCCTCCTACAAGGACCTGCCGGTCATCCTCTACCAGATCCAGAACAAGTACCGCGACGAGGCCCGCCCGCGGGCCGGTGTGCTGCGCGGCCGTGAGTTCCTGATGAAGGACTCGTACTCCTTCGACACCGAGGACGAGGGCCTCGCCCACTCCTACGCCCTGCACCGCGATGCCTACCAGAAGGTGTTCGCGCGCCTCGGCCTCGACTACCGCATCTGCGCCGCGACCGCGGGCGCGATGGGCGGCTCGAAGTCGGAGGAGTTCCTCGCCCCCGCCGAGGCCGGCGAGGACACCTTCGCGGACTGCCCGAACTGCGACTTCGCCGCCAACACCGAAGCGATCACCTACGAGTTGAAGCCCGTGGACGCCACCGGCGTGCCCGCGCTCGAAGAGATCCCGACCCCCGACACCCCCACCATCGAGACCCTCGCCGCCCACCTCGGCGTAGAGGCCTCCGCGACCCTGAAGAACCTCCTCGTGAAGGTCGACGGCGAGATCGTGGCCGTAGGAGTCCCCGGTGACCGCGAGGTCGACCTGGGCAAGGTCGAGGCCCATTTCGCCCCCGCAGCAGTGGAGTTGGTGACGGCGGAGGACTTCACCGGCCGTCCCGACCTGGTGCGTGGCTACGTCGGTCCGCAGGGCCTGGGCGAGAAGGTCACGTACATCGCCGACCCGCGCGTGGCCCCCGGCACTTCGTGGATCACGGGCGCCAACAAGGCGGGCACGCACGCCAAGAACGTCGTCGCGGGCCGTGACTTCGAGGTCGGCGAGTACGTCGATGTCGTGGTCGTGCAGGAGGGCGACCCCTGCCCCAAGTGCGGCACCGGCCTCAAGCTGGACCGCGCCATCGAGATCGGCCACATCTTCCAGCTCGGCCGCAAGTACGCCGACGCCCTCAAGCTCGACGTCCTCGGCCGGCACGGCAAGCCGGTCCGCGTGACCATGGGCTCCTACGGCATCGGCGTCTCCCGCGCGGTCGCCGCCCTCGCCGAGCAGACCGCCGACGACAAGGGCCTGTGCTGGCCCGCCGAGGTCGCCCCGGCCGACGTGCACGTCGTAGCCGCGGGCAAGGCCCTCCAAACCGAACTCGCCCTGGACGTATCGGAGAAGCTGCGCGCGGCCGGCCTGCGCGTCCTGGTCGACGACCGCGCCGGGGTCTCCCCGGGCGTGAAGTTCACCGACTCGGAGCTGATCGGCGTACCGAAGATCCTGGTGGCGGGCCGCCGCTCCGCCGAGGGTGTCCTGGAACTGAAGGACCGCAGGACCGGCGAGCGCGAGGAACTGACCGTCGACGAGGCGATCGTGCGCCTGACCGCACAGCCCGCCCTGTAA
- a CDS encoding GNAT family N-acetyltransferase, which translates to MRFPGHGHRHPEDVVIGPLDLSARVDEALAVQALAFGLGADEVAVRRQIVLRHMTYPGARALGATSAERLVGFVYGMPNNRTHWWSTVVEPYLRAQDHDDWLDHSFVITELHVHPHYQNRGAGRSLITTITDAAAEPRSILSAIDTDSPARGLYRSLGYEDLARQVLFPSAPKPYAVMGAPLPLRRR; encoded by the coding sequence ATGCGATTTCCCGGTCACGGTCACCGCCACCCCGAAGACGTCGTGATCGGCCCCCTGGACCTCTCGGCCCGAGTGGACGAAGCCCTCGCCGTACAGGCCCTCGCCTTCGGACTGGGCGCAGACGAGGTAGCCGTACGCAGGCAAATCGTCCTGCGCCACATGACCTACCCAGGTGCAAGAGCACTCGGCGCCACCTCAGCGGAGCGCCTCGTCGGATTCGTCTACGGCATGCCCAACAACCGCACCCACTGGTGGTCCACGGTCGTAGAGCCGTACCTACGAGCCCAGGACCACGACGACTGGCTCGACCACTCCTTCGTGATCACCGAGCTGCACGTCCACCCGCACTACCAGAACCGCGGCGCGGGCCGTTCCCTGATCACCACCATCACGGACGCCGCCGCCGAACCCCGCTCGATCCTCTCCGCGATCGACACCGACAGCCCGGCCCGCGGCCTGTACCGCTCCCTCGGCTATGAGGACCTAGCCCGCCAGGTCCTGTTCCCGAGCGCACCGAAGCCGTACGCCGTCATGGGGGCACCCCTCCCACTCCGCCGCCGCTAA